The sequence GCCATGCGCTCGCCGCACGGCTGCGCGGAGGAGTGTCGCGCGGGTCGGACGGGCGCGGCACGGAGACGCGCGGCGCGGAGGTGGGCCGGGCGGAGACATACGGCGTGAATGCCCGTGCAGAAGTCGCACCCGTTCGCCTGCGCGAAGCGTATGCATCGCTCACGCCGTACGACCCCGGCCGGCTGCCGTGCGCGGTCGACCTGAGCGACAATACGAACCTGTTCGGCCCGGCCCCCGGTGTCCGCCGTGTGCTCGACAACGCGGCTGATCCGCTGATCACGCGCTATCCCAGCGTGTACGCGGACGAGCTGCGTCGTGCGATCGCGGATCTGCACGGCGTCGCGCCGGAAAACATCGCTACCGGCTGCGGCTCCGACGACGTGATCGATTCCGCGTTGCGCGCGTTCTGCGAGCCGGGCGACAGCGTCGCCTATCCCGATCCGACATTCGGCATGGTGCCTGTGTTCGGCCGCATGAACGCGCTCAAACCCGCAGCGGTTCCGCTGCGCCAGGACTTTGCACTCGATGCCGACGCGCTGCTTGCGACTGACGCCGGTGCGACGTACCTGTGCCGGCCGAACAATCCGACAGGCACCCAGTTCGAGCGCGCTGCGATGGCACGGGTGTGTCAGGAAGCGGCGGGCGTGGTCCTGATCGATGAAGCCTATGCGGACTTCGCGGATGACGACTTCGTTCAGCACGCCATCGCATCGGATCGTACACTGGTCCTGCGCACATTCTCCAAGGCATACGGACTGGCCGGTCTCCGGGTCGGCTACGCCGTCGGCCCGGCGCGCCTGATCGCGGAGGTCGAGAAGTCGCGCGGACCGTACAAGGTGGGCGGCGTCGCCCAGGCGGCCGCGCTCGCCGCGCTGCGTGACGGGGCGTGGGTCGCCGACCGTATCGCGGAGGTGCGCACCAACCGCGCGCGCCTCCGGGCGGAGCTGGAGGCGCGCGGGACGGCAGTGTGGGAATCCGCGGCCAACTTCCTGCTGACAGAGATCCCGGGCAGCGCGGGCTCGTGGAACACGCGGCTGCGTGAGCGCGGCGTGGCGGTACGGCCGTTCAGCGCACTCACGGGCGCAGGCGAGTGCATTCGCGTGAGTATCGGGCCGTGGGACATGATGCAGCAGTTCCTGGACGCATTCGACGAGGTGCTCAACACGATGGCGGGTAATCGATGAATATCGCGGTGGTGGACTACGGCACGGGGAACCTGCATTCCCTGGCCAAGGCGCTGGAGAACAGCGGCGCACATGTCCGGGTGGAGACGGAGCTCGAAAAGGCGTTGAGCGCGGACGCCCTCGTGCTGCCTGGCGTCGGCGCGTTCGGCAGTGCGGCCGCTCACCTGGCGCCGGGCGTCGGCGCGCTGCGCAGCGCGATCGCGCAGGGAATGCCGTGCCTGGGCATCTGCCTCGGCATGCAGCTCCTGTTCGACGTGAGCGAGGAGGGCCCCGGCAACGGCGTGTCCGCACTCAGCGGCAGGAGCCGCCGGCTCACAGGCCGGCGCGTCCCGCACATGGGCTGGAACGACGTCGAAATGGTCGATGACCCCCTCTTTGCCGGGATGTCCCGGTTCGTCGCGTACTACGCGAACAGCTACGTGGTGCAGCCGGTCGATGAATCCGAGGTCATCGCGTGGAGCCGCTACGGTAGCGAGCGATTCCCTGCCGCCGTGCGCCGCGACAGTGTCTGGGGCGTACAGTTCCACCCGGAGAAGAGCGGCGCGGCCGGTCAGCAGCTGCTGGGCAACTTCGTCGCGCAGGTGGGCACATGATCGTGTACGCGGCCATCGACCTGCGTGCCGGTCGCGTGGTCCAGCTCGTCGGCGGCAGCCCGGAGGAGGAGCGGGTGAGTCTGCCGGACGCCGCCGCGGTCGCGCGCGACTGGGTGCGGCTCGGCTTCACGGCGCTGCACGTGGTGGATCTCGACGCGGCGCTCGGCATCGGCAGCAACCACGACGCCGTGACGGCTGTGATAGCCGCGGCGGATGAAGCGCACGTTCAGGTCGGCGGCGGCGTGCGGACCACGGAGCGCGTGCGCGAGCTGATGGAGTCAGGGGCGGCGACGGTGGTCGTCGGCACGCGCGGTGTGACCGATCGCGACTGGCTGGAGGAGATCGCGACGAGCTGGCCGGACCGGATCGTGCTCGCCGCGGATGTGCGAGGCGATGACGTGGTGGTGCGCGGGTGGACGGAGTCGGCGGGTGTCACTGTCGGCGATCTGCTGGGCAGGATTGCCGACCTGCCGCTCGCGGGCGTCCTGGTGACGGATGTCACACGCGAGGGACGCATGAGCGGTGCGGACACGGAGCGTTTCCGCAGGCTGGCGGCACAGTCTCCGCACCCCGTGCTCGCGTCGGGCGGGATTGCCGGAGCGGATGATCTGGCCGCACTATCCCGCACTGGCGTGATGGGCGCAGTCGTGGGCATGGCACTTTACACCGGCGCGCTGGATCCGGCGGCCGTGGCGCGGGAGTACGTATGACGGCACTTTCGAGGGAAACGCGCGAGACGCGGGTCCGCATCGCACTCAGGGCCGCTACCGACGCGGACGGTGGCGGCGCGCGGGCAGGCGTGGACGCGCCGCGGATCGCGACGACGGAGCCGTTCCTCGACCACATGCTGGTGACGCTGGCGCGCTACGCCGGTCTGTCCCTGGAAGTGGAGGCGGCCGGGGATTTGCGACATCACCTGGTGGAGGATGTCGCGATCACGCTGGGCATCGCACTGCGTCGCGAGACGCCGGCGGCGTGTGCCCGCTACGGGTCGGCGACCGTGCCCATGGACGAGGCGCTCGTGCATGCCGCGCTCGATCTCGGCGGCCGTTTCTTCTACGAGGGTCCCGTCCCGTCCGGTCTCTACGACCACTTCCTCCGCTCATTT is a genomic window of Longimicrobiales bacterium containing:
- the hisH gene encoding imidazole glycerol phosphate synthase subunit HisH, translating into MNIAVVDYGTGNLHSLAKALENSGAHVRVETELEKALSADALVLPGVGAFGSAAAHLAPGVGALRSAIAQGMPCLGICLGMQLLFDVSEEGPGNGVSALSGRSRRLTGRRVPHMGWNDVEMVDDPLFAGMSRFVAYYANSYVVQPVDESEVIAWSRYGSERFPAAVRRDSVWGVQFHPEKSGAAGQQLLGNFVAQVGT
- a CDS encoding 1-(5-phosphoribosyl)-5-[(5-phosphoribosylamino)methylideneamino] imidazole-4-carboxamide isomerase; the protein is MIVYAAIDLRAGRVVQLVGGSPEEERVSLPDAAAVARDWVRLGFTALHVVDLDAALGIGSNHDAVTAVIAAADEAHVQVGGGVRTTERVRELMESGAATVVVGTRGVTDRDWLEEIATSWPDRIVLAADVRGDDVVVRGWTESAGVTVGDLLGRIADLPLAGVLVTDVTREGRMSGADTERFRRLAAQSPHPVLASGGIAGADDLAALSRTGVMGAVVGMALYTGALDPAAVAREYV